Genomic segment of Rhodococcus sp. W8901:
AAGGTACGTCGCGTACCACCGGTACTCGAGGTGCGCCGAGTACACGGCGAGCTCTGGTCCGCCCGGCACCGACACGACCGCCTTGACCATGTAGTCCAGCGCGCCCGTCTCCTCGACCGGGAACCGGGACAGGATGCCGGTGTCCGACGACGTGGCGGTGTGGAACCGGGACCCTCGCCGGCCGAGGATGTCGGCGAGCGCAGTTGTCGCGTCGCCCGATTCGGAGAGCAACACGATCGATGCCCGGGTGGACTCGATGATGTCGGCGACCCGCTCGAGACCGTTCGGGATCTTGCTCCCGCTGTGCCAGATATTGATGGACAGGACGCGCACTTCCTGGAACGGGAACGCTCCGGCGGACGCGGCCGTGCCGATCGCCCCCGCACCGAGGGCCGCCGTTCCTGCAGCCACCGTGAACGCCTTCATTGCCTGACGCCGTGTCAGCGAAGTCATCACACCACTCTCCTCATCGTCTGCCGCTATGGCGCAGCGATGAGACCAAACGGAACTGAACGGTCCGCGAACCGGACATTACCGGCACGCGGGCGGAGGATGACCAGCCGAAAGGTAGTGGTCTACGGCGACATACGACGTCAGCCCGGTAGCTTGGCCGCCAGGATGTCGACCTTGCTGATGTGGGGGTGCCCGACGAAGAGTTCGTCGGCCCGCGCCATGAGCGCCGCGGCGACCTTGCCCGCGAGATGGGCCTGGCGGCCGGCGTCGTCGGGGAAGGCGTCGAAGATGCCGAAGGTGGCGGGCCCGAACTGGAGGGCGAACCACGCGACGGTGTCGGGTTCCTCCTGCACGAGCGCCAGGGCACTCTCGAGGAACTGTGCCGCCTCGTTTTCCTTGCCGCGTTTCGCCTCGACGCGGACCAGCAGTGCGGCGGTGACCATCGGATACCTCCAGCGGTCGTACGGAACGAACCACTCCTCACTGTTCTCGCATGCTCCGACCGCGTCAACGACGACGGGAGGCCACGCGCCGCGCGGCCTCCCGTACGTGTGGATCGATCAGTCGATCTCGGCGAACCGCGGAATCAGGTGCTCGGACACGTGCTTCGCCTCGTCGATCAGCGGCCAGCCCGCGAGGATCAGGCCGATCAGCCCGGTGCGCTCACGCAAGGTCCGGACGTGGCCGGTGATCTCGTCAGGCGCGCCCACGTAGTACACAGCGGACGACCCGGTCGCGAAGATGTCCAGCGGTGACCACGCGGTGATACCCGCGTACAGGCCGTCGCCGAGGTACAGGTCGTCGGGTTCGGGGATCTTGCCGGCGACGATGGTGTCGACCCAGCCCTGCCGCTGGGCGTCCCGCGCGATGAAAGTGCGCAGGTCCTGTTCGCCGCCCGTGCGCCTGCGCACCGCCTTGTCCAGGATGTCGCTGATCTGGTCGATGCCGGCCTTCTCGAACAGCGATCGGAAGCGCTCGATCGCCTCGTCTCGGCTCGGCTCGGCTCGGGCGGACGATGACACCGGACAGCGCGCCGAAGTCGGTGAACTCGCGACCGGCCGCGGCCGCCGCCTTGCGGGCACCGTCGAACTTGTCCTCGATGAACGACGTCTCGCGCAGCATCGCGAGGTACGCATCGAG
This window contains:
- a CDS encoding putative quinol monooxygenase; amino-acid sequence: MVTAALLVRVEAKRGKENEAAQFLESALALVQEEPDTVAWFALQFGPATFGIFDAFPDDAGRQAHLAGKVAAALMARADELFVGHPHISKVDILAAKLPG